From the Chitinolyticbacter meiyuanensis genome, one window contains:
- a CDS encoding sensor histidine kinase: MRRALIIVASLGTIVLFLLATAAGKTSTFAEYYDELLILNALLLAGLLFLVGARLWELVRKVRAKVFGSRLTLRMVLMFALVAVLPGTLVYTLSVQFLNKSIENWFDVRVDNALDRGLNLGHNAIDYQLGDLARKARVVALDIHDDSGSELLNRLTRYREQLGVQEISVFDDSGTTIAHIGNENAGLFPDLPDRTILRNAGREPVKRLEALSGSALTMRVIVPIAGGRWGSKQRLLQIIQPVPEQLAADAELVEQVRSDYKQLSQSRSGLKLVYTLTLTLALLMALLGALALAIYLSDRLAAPLSMLARATRAVASGDFTQQQPVISRDELGILTQSFNRMTRQLADARASLEQHQTEQAAANAYLQAILGSLSAGVLSFDEHWQLASSNQSAQRILGIDPAALVGQALEQWPERYPALAGFCASITAGFAQDDEHWQRQVEIADTRALNVRGTPLWVEDIEANRGFLVVFDDITELISAQRDAAWGEVARRLAHEIKNPLTPIQLSAERLEFKLADKLDEAGAELLSRNTQNIVKQVQALKQMVDAFRDYARKPTGKKKALDLQQLLSDVLVLYEAAPVTRIDHARAPLTVEGDATHLRQVIHNLLQNAQDALQGCEPRDGSLQICVRTEKADKFARLTVEDNGCGFQADILARAFEPYVSTKQKGTGLGLAIVKKIIEEHRGRITAGNREEGGAYVRIELPLMEGCEVA; encoded by the coding sequence ATGAGGCGGGCGCTGATCATCGTCGCCTCGCTCGGCACCATCGTGCTGTTCCTGCTCGCCACCGCGGCCGGCAAGACGTCGACCTTCGCCGAGTACTACGACGAGCTGCTGATCCTCAATGCCTTGCTGCTGGCTGGCCTGCTGTTCCTGGTCGGTGCCCGGCTGTGGGAGCTGGTGCGCAAGGTGCGCGCCAAGGTGTTCGGCTCGCGCCTCACGCTGCGCATGGTGCTGATGTTCGCGCTGGTCGCCGTGCTGCCGGGCACGCTGGTGTACACGCTGTCGGTGCAGTTCCTCAACAAATCGATCGAGAACTGGTTCGACGTACGCGTCGACAACGCGCTCGATCGCGGCCTCAATCTGGGCCACAACGCCATCGACTACCAGCTCGGCGATCTCGCCCGCAAGGCCCGCGTGGTCGCGCTCGACATCCACGACGACAGCGGTAGCGAACTGCTCAATCGCCTGACCCGCTATCGCGAGCAGCTTGGCGTGCAGGAAATCTCGGTGTTCGACGACAGCGGCACCACCATCGCTCACATCGGCAACGAGAACGCCGGGTTGTTCCCGGATCTGCCCGACCGCACCATCCTGCGCAACGCTGGCCGCGAGCCGGTAAAGCGCCTGGAAGCGCTGTCCGGCAGCGCGCTGACGATGCGCGTAATCGTGCCGATCGCCGGCGGGCGCTGGGGCAGCAAACAGCGGCTGCTGCAGATCATCCAGCCGGTGCCCGAGCAACTCGCCGCCGACGCCGAGCTGGTCGAGCAGGTACGCAGCGACTACAAACAGCTGTCGCAGTCGCGCAGCGGCCTCAAGCTGGTGTACACGCTGACGCTGACGCTGGCGCTCTTGATGGCCTTGCTCGGCGCACTGGCGCTGGCGATTTATCTATCCGACCGGCTGGCCGCACCGCTATCGATGCTGGCCCGGGCGACGCGCGCAGTGGCGTCGGGCGACTTCACCCAGCAACAGCCAGTGATCAGCCGTGACGAGCTCGGCATCCTCACCCAGTCGTTCAACCGCATGACACGCCAGCTGGCCGACGCCCGTGCCTCGCTGGAACAGCACCAGACCGAACAGGCCGCCGCCAACGCCTACCTGCAGGCCATCCTCGGCTCGCTGTCCGCCGGCGTGCTGTCGTTCGACGAGCATTGGCAGCTGGCATCCAGCAACCAGAGCGCGCAGCGCATCCTCGGCATCGATCCAGCTGCGCTCGTCGGCCAAGCGCTCGAGCAATGGCCAGAGCGCTACCCGGCGCTCGCCGGCTTCTGTGCCTCCATCACCGCTGGCTTCGCTCAGGACGACGAGCACTGGCAGCGCCAGGTGGAAATCGCCGATACCCGTGCGCTGAACGTGCGTGGCACGCCGTTGTGGGTGGAGGACATCGAGGCCAATCGCGGTTTCCTCGTGGTGTTCGACGACATCACCGAGCTGATCTCGGCGCAGCGAGATGCCGCCTGGGGCGAAGTGGCGCGCCGACTGGCACACGAGATCAAGAACCCGCTCACGCCGATCCAGCTTTCGGCCGAGCGGCTGGAATTCAAGCTCGCCGACAAACTCGACGAGGCCGGTGCCGAGCTGTTGTCACGCAATACCCAGAACATCGTCAAGCAGGTACAGGCACTCAAGCAGATGGTCGACGCCTTCCGCGATTACGCGCGCAAGCCGACCGGCAAGAAGAAGGCGCTCGACCTGCAGCAGCTGCTGTCCGACGTGCTAGTGCTATACGAAGCAGCGCCCGTCACGCGCATCGATCATGCGCGTGCGCCGCTCACCGTCGAGGGCGACGCAACCCATCTGCGGCAGGTGATCCACAACTTGTTGCAGAATGCGCAGGATGCCTTACAAGGCTGCGAGCCGAGGGACGGTAGCCTACAGATTTGCGTGCGCACCGAGAAAGCCGATAAATTTGCCCGGCTCACGGTGGAAGATAATGGGTGCGGCTTCCAAGCCGACATCCTGGCTCGGGCATTCGAGCCTTACGTCAGTACCAAGCAAAAGGGGACAGGGCTGGGGCTGGCGATCGTGAAAAAAATCATCGAAGAGCACCGGGGCCGCATTACGGCCGGCAACCGGGAAGAAGGCGGCGCCTACGTACGGATCGAACTGCCGCTCATGGAGGGATGTGAAGTTGCATAG
- the dprA gene encoding DNA-processing protein DprA produces MSDADLRHWLRFALVPGVGARRQLALLRGFGSPEAALFASAAALAPHLDAGLIPAFKQVAEGARDDEVERHLAWLGEPGNGLVTLADGDYPRTLLDLPDAPTVLFCKGRIELLAATAVAIVGSRNATPQGLEHAAAFAESMSAGSLTVVSGLAAGIDAAAHRGALLGAGSTVAVVGTGLDRVYPAANKVLAHDIAERGLIVSEFVLGTPPKAEHFPRRNRLIAALARGTLVVEAALGSGSLITARQAADLGRDVFAIPGSIHSPVARGCHRLIKDGAKLVESAEDILSELGWSGGASPRREAGPVALLGDNERAVLDAAGYDPVDFDALIGRTGLTTDALCAILLGLELAGAVTTLPGGRYQRQV; encoded by the coding sequence ATGAGTGATGCCGACCTGAGGCACTGGCTGCGCTTTGCGCTGGTGCCCGGTGTCGGCGCCCGGCGCCAGCTGGCCTTGCTGCGCGGTTTCGGTAGTCCCGAAGCTGCGCTTTTTGCTTCTGCGGCTGCGCTTGCGCCTCATCTCGATGCGGGACTGATTCCGGCATTCAAGCAGGTGGCCGAAGGCGCGCGTGACGACGAGGTCGAGCGTCATCTTGCCTGGCTGGGCGAACCAGGCAACGGTCTCGTCACCCTGGCGGATGGGGATTACCCGCGAACCCTGCTCGATTTGCCCGACGCGCCGACCGTGTTGTTCTGCAAGGGGCGTATCGAGTTGTTGGCCGCGACGGCAGTCGCCATTGTCGGCAGCCGCAATGCCACGCCACAGGGTTTGGAGCACGCTGCTGCCTTTGCCGAAAGCATGAGCGCAGGCAGCCTCACGGTCGTGAGCGGCCTTGCGGCGGGCATTGATGCTGCGGCCCATCGTGGCGCATTGCTGGGGGCTGGGTCGACTGTGGCGGTGGTTGGTACCGGTTTGGACCGGGTCTACCCCGCTGCCAACAAGGTGTTGGCGCATGACATCGCTGAGCGGGGGCTGATCGTTTCCGAATTCGTGCTGGGCACGCCGCCCAAGGCCGAGCATTTTCCGCGGCGCAACCGGCTGATCGCAGCCTTGGCGCGCGGCACGCTGGTGGTCGAGGCGGCGCTGGGCAGTGGCTCGTTGATCACGGCCCGGCAGGCCGCCGATCTGGGACGCGATGTGTTTGCCATTCCAGGCTCCATCCATTCGCCGGTCGCGCGTGGCTGCCATCGATTGATCAAGGATGGCGCCAAGCTCGTCGAGTCAGCCGAGGACATCCTGTCCGAGCTCGGCTGGTCGGGGGGCGCCAGTCCGCGACGGGAGGCCGGACCGGTGGCCCTGTTGGGCGATAACGAACGGGCTGTGCTCGATGCAGCCGGTTATGATCCGGTCGATTTCGACGCACTCATCGGTCGTACCGGCTTGACGACGGATGCGCTCTGCGCAATTCTGCTGGGCTTGGAATTGGCAGGGGCCGTCACCACCTTGCCAGGAGGTCGCTATCAGCGACAGGTTTGA
- the def gene encoding peptide deformylase, whose amino-acid sequence MALLNILQYPDERLHTVAKPVATFDDALQKLIDDMAETMYEAPGIGLAATQVNHHIRLIVIDVSEERNNLLVLINPQIVEMDGKTTYEEGCLSVPGIYEEVERADHIKVQALDRNGQPYEISTGGLLAICIQHEIDHLDGKVFVEKLSRLKLQRIVQKLKKNQRKTM is encoded by the coding sequence ATGGCCTTACTCAATATCCTGCAATATCCCGACGAACGCCTGCATACGGTCGCCAAGCCGGTCGCGACCTTCGACGACGCGCTGCAAAAGCTGATCGACGATATGGCCGAGACGATGTACGAGGCGCCAGGCATCGGTTTGGCGGCAACGCAGGTCAATCACCATATCCGGCTGATCGTCATCGACGTGTCGGAAGAACGCAACAATCTGCTGGTGCTGATCAATCCGCAGATCGTTGAAATGGACGGCAAGACCACTTACGAGGAAGGCTGCCTGTCGGTGCCGGGCATCTACGAGGAAGTGGAACGGGCTGACCACATCAAGGTGCAGGCGCTCGATCGCAACGGTCAGCCGTATGAGATCAGCACCGGTGGCCTCTTGGCTATCTGCATCCAGCACGAGATCGATCACCTCGACGGCAAGGTCTTCGTCGAGAAGCTGTCGCGACTGAAGCTGCAGCGCATCGTGCAGAAGCTGAAAAAGAACCAGCGCAAGACCATGTGA
- the topA gene encoding type I DNA topoisomerase, with translation MPANLLIVESPSKAKTLQKYLGKDFQILASYGHVRGLVRKDGSVDTEHDFKMKYQVIDKNKKHVDAICDAVKQADHVYLASDPDREGEAISWHILEILKGKKLLVPEKTFKRVVFHEITESAVKQAVANPRDIDSNLVNAQQARSALDYLVGFNLSPLLWRKVRSGLSAGRVQSPALRLICEREIEIRAFQTQEYWTVHLDSHKGRQKFGAKLTEWQGKKLEQFDIPNEATQADIVKGLAGQDARVTRVEKKKKSRSPAAPFTTSTLQQEGVRKLGMTTDRVMRTAQQLYEGINVGGETVGLITYMRTDAVALSNEALADIREYIGSNFDKDYLPNAPVVYKNKSKNAQEAHEAVRPTAIGRTPESIKAYLSPDQFKLYQMIWKRTLACQMAPAKFDTVSVDITVGEGVFRASGQTLVFPGFIAVYQEDADDVEPDDEDEARLPTLEEGEALPVDKVFGEQHYTQPPPRYSEASLVKALEEFGIGRPSTYASIIKTLKDREYVDLDKKRFIPTDTGEVVNKFLTEHFTQYVDYNFTAKMEDRLDEISNGSREWVPVLDEFWKRFHDTVVEKQGLSRKEVTQEELDEDCPKCGNKLAIRLGKRGRFIGCTTYPECDYTRNLNEDAATAPVEPEVVEGRSCPECGSVLHIKQGRYGKFIGCSAYPKCKHIEPLEPPKDTGVECPQCQKGTLREKKSRYGKLFYSCSTYPKCNYATWDPPIAEACPQCKWPVLTIKTTKRRGVEKKCPQKECGWSEVIEPPAGKE, from the coding sequence ATGCCTGCCAATCTCCTCATCGTTGAGTCGCCATCCAAGGCCAAGACCCTGCAAAAGTACCTGGGCAAGGATTTCCAGATTCTTGCCTCCTACGGCCATGTGCGCGGGCTGGTGCGCAAGGATGGCTCGGTCGATACCGAGCATGACTTCAAGATGAAGTATCAGGTGATCGACAAGAACAAGAAGCATGTCGATGCCATTTGTGACGCGGTGAAGCAGGCCGATCACGTCTACCTCGCTTCCGATCCGGACCGCGAGGGCGAGGCGATTTCCTGGCACATCCTGGAAATCCTCAAGGGCAAGAAGCTCCTGGTGCCGGAGAAGACCTTCAAGCGCGTAGTGTTCCACGAGATCACCGAGTCGGCGGTCAAACAGGCGGTGGCCAATCCGCGTGACATCGACAGCAACCTCGTCAATGCGCAGCAGGCGCGCAGTGCGCTGGACTACCTGGTGGGTTTCAATCTGTCGCCGCTGCTGTGGCGCAAGGTGCGCTCCGGTCTTTCAGCCGGCCGGGTGCAGAGCCCGGCGCTACGCCTGATCTGCGAGCGCGAGATCGAGATCCGCGCATTCCAGACCCAGGAGTACTGGACTGTCCATCTCGACAGCCACAAGGGCCGGCAGAAGTTCGGCGCGAAGCTGACCGAATGGCAAGGCAAGAAGCTCGAGCAGTTCGACATCCCGAACGAAGCGACGCAAGCCGATATCGTCAAGGGCCTGGCCGGTCAGGACGCGCGCGTCACCCGCGTCGAGAAAAAGAAGAAATCGCGCAGCCCGGCAGCCCCGTTCACCACGTCCACGCTGCAGCAGGAGGGTGTGCGCAAGCTTGGCATGACCACTGATCGCGTGATGCGTACGGCGCAGCAGTTGTACGAGGGCATCAACGTCGGCGGCGAGACCGTCGGCCTGATCACTTATATGCGTACCGATGCGGTGGCGCTGTCGAACGAGGCGCTTGCCGATATCCGCGAGTACATCGGCAGCAACTTCGATAAGGACTACCTGCCGAACGCACCGGTGGTCTACAAGAACAAATCGAAAAACGCGCAGGAAGCGCACGAGGCGGTGCGTCCCACCGCCATCGGCCGCACGCCTGAATCGATCAAGGCTTATCTCAGCCCGGATCAGTTCAAGCTTTACCAGATGATCTGGAAGCGTACGCTGGCCTGCCAGATGGCGCCGGCCAAGTTCGATACCGTCAGCGTCGACATCACCGTGGGCGAGGGCGTATTCCGCGCCAGTGGCCAGACGCTGGTGTTCCCCGGCTTCATTGCGGTCTACCAGGAAGACGCGGACGACGTCGAGCCGGATGACGAGGACGAAGCGCGGCTGCCGACGCTGGAAGAGGGCGAGGCCCTGCCGGTCGACAAGGTGTTCGGCGAGCAGCACTACACCCAGCCGCCACCACGCTATTCCGAAGCCAGCCTGGTGAAGGCGCTGGAAGAGTTCGGCATCGGCCGGCCGTCGACCTACGCCTCCATCATCAAGACGCTGAAGGATCGCGAATACGTCGACCTCGACAAGAAGCGCTTCATTCCCACCGACACCGGCGAGGTGGTGAACAAGTTCCTCACCGAGCACTTCACGCAATACGTCGATTACAACTTCACTGCGAAGATGGAAGACCGGCTCGACGAGATTTCCAATGGCTCGCGCGAGTGGGTGCCGGTGCTTGACGAGTTTTGGAAACGCTTCCACGACACGGTGGTGGAGAAGCAGGGGTTGTCGCGCAAGGAAGTGACGCAGGAAGAGCTCGACGAGGATTGCCCCAAGTGCGGCAACAAGCTCGCCATTCGCCTTGGCAAGCGCGGTCGCTTCATCGGCTGTACCACCTATCCGGAATGCGATTACACGCGCAACCTGAACGAGGACGCTGCCACTGCCCCGGTCGAACCTGAGGTGGTTGAGGGCCGCAGCTGCCCCGAATGCGGCTCGGTGCTGCATATCAAGCAGGGGCGCTACGGCAAGTTCATTGGTTGCTCGGCCTACCCGAAGTGCAAGCATATCGAACCGCTGGAGCCGCCCAAGGATACCGGCGTTGAATGCCCGCAGTGCCAGAAAGGCACGCTGCGCGAGAAGAAAAGCCGCTACGGCAAACTGTTCTACTCGTGCAGCACCTATCCCAAGTGCAACTATGCCACCTGGGATCCGCCCATTGCCGAGGCCTGCCCGCAGTGCAAGTGGCCGGTGCTGACCATCAAGACCACCAAGCGCCGCGGTGTGGAAAAGAAGTGCCCACAGAAGGAATGTGGCTGGTCCGAGGTGATCGAGCCGCCAGCGGGCAAGGAGTAA
- a CDS encoding LysM peptidoglycan-binding domain-containing protein, translating into MRKKIISLLLVFSGCVGSVFADTLALQENAPDRYVVVKGDTLWDISGKFLKKPWRWPEIWQLNKEEIKNPHWIYPGDVIVLDRSGDQPRLRLLRDSKNTGRTNGVLKLGPRTRVESLVGDAAPSIPFRAIKPFLNRPLVIDPAEMQAAPRIAAGPDDRVYFTAGDKVYAVGLAGEVGSTWHVFRPGRALIDPDDPEGKRVIGNEVDYLGDAVLDIPGDVTTMHIVGNREEVAVGSRLLQAEDLPFMNFVPHAPAQSVLGKVVSAYGGVAEAGQFTTIVINRGASDGLDVGSVLESFKAPRLIKKESKDEPDRFTPAEKSGNVFIYRVFPTISYGLVMNSTMPINVTDEVRSPE; encoded by the coding sequence ATGCGAAAAAAGATTATATCCCTTCTTTTGGTATTCAGCGGCTGCGTTGGTTCCGTCTTCGCCGACACCTTGGCGCTGCAGGAAAACGCGCCGGATCGCTACGTCGTCGTCAAGGGCGACACCCTGTGGGATATATCGGGCAAGTTCCTGAAAAAACCATGGCGCTGGCCGGAAATCTGGCAGCTCAACAAGGAAGAGATCAAGAACCCGCACTGGATCTACCCTGGCGACGTGATCGTGCTCGACCGTTCCGGCGACCAGCCGCGGCTGCGGCTGCTGCGTGACAGCAAGAACACTGGCCGCACCAACGGCGTGCTCAAACTGGGCCCACGCACCCGCGTCGAATCGTTGGTTGGCGATGCCGCTCCCAGTATCCCGTTCCGCGCGATCAAGCCCTTCCTCAATCGGCCGTTGGTGATCGATCCTGCCGAGATGCAGGCCGCTCCGCGCATCGCGGCCGGCCCGGATGACCGGGTCTACTTCACCGCCGGTGACAAGGTCTATGCAGTCGGGCTGGCCGGCGAAGTCGGCAGTACTTGGCATGTATTCCGCCCGGGCCGTGCACTGATCGATCCGGATGATCCGGAAGGCAAGCGCGTGATCGGCAACGAGGTCGATTATCTGGGCGATGCGGTGCTCGACATCCCCGGCGACGTGACCACCATGCACATCGTCGGCAACCGCGAGGAAGTGGCCGTCGGTAGCCGTCTGCTGCAAGCTGAAGACCTGCCGTTCATGAACTTCGTGCCGCATGCACCGGCGCAGTCCGTGCTGGGCAAGGTCGTTTCCGCTTACGGCGGCGTGGCCGAGGCCGGGCAATTCACCACCATCGTGATCAATCGCGGTGCCAGCGATGGCCTGGATGTCGGCAGCGTGCTGGAGTCGTTCAAGGCACCACGCTTGATCAAGAAGGAAAGCAAGGATGAGCCGGACCGTTTCACCCCGGCGGAAAAGAGCGGCAACGTCTTCATCTACCGCGTGTTCCCGACCATTTCCTATGGTCTGGTGATGAACAGCACCATGCCGATCAACGTTACGGACGAGGTGAGATCGCCCGAATGA
- the rsmB gene encoding 16S rRNA (cytosine(967)-C(5))-methyltransferase RsmB yields the protein MYLTQKLASSALGQVLAGRTLTDALTATWQNQPDLRPQQRGAIQDLCYGSLRHLGLLEHVLSQLLRKPLFEEELRTLLLVSLYQLHFTRAAPYSVVDHAVKVATHVGTGGGKGLVNAILRNFLRNKDALLGNANRTERGLWSHPAWWINALREAYPSHWQAILSASNLHPPLTLRVNRRRGSVDDYLKRLAEAHIAASPLDDTAINIHRPIGVDQLPGFMEGDVSVQDWGAQYAARLLDVQDGQRVLDACAAPGGKTGHILELAEVALTAVDSDAKRLSRVRDNLKRLELQADLVAGDAGAPEGWWDGQPFDRVLADVPCSATGVVRRNPDIKWLRRPEDFAGYACQQAEMLDALWPLVAPGGKLLYATCSIFPAENAEQARAFGSRHANAQRLALPGDVPDDGQLLPTPEHDGFFYALFEKTAEPAA from the coding sequence ATGTATCTGACACAAAAACTCGCCAGCTCGGCACTGGGCCAGGTATTGGCCGGGCGCACGCTCACCGATGCACTCACGGCCACCTGGCAGAACCAGCCGGATCTGCGACCGCAGCAACGCGGCGCCATCCAGGACCTGTGCTACGGCTCACTCCGCCACCTCGGCTTGCTGGAACACGTGTTGAGCCAGCTGCTGCGCAAGCCGCTGTTCGAAGAGGAACTGCGCACGCTGTTGCTGGTGTCGCTTTACCAGCTGCATTTCACCCGCGCCGCGCCCTACAGCGTGGTGGACCATGCAGTGAAGGTCGCCACCCATGTCGGCACTGGCGGTGGCAAGGGCCTCGTCAATGCCATCCTGCGCAACTTCCTGCGCAACAAGGATGCCCTGCTCGGCAATGCCAACCGCACCGAGCGTGGCCTGTGGTCCCACCCGGCATGGTGGATCAATGCGCTGCGTGAGGCGTACCCATCGCACTGGCAGGCCATTCTCTCCGCCAGCAACCTGCACCCACCGCTCACGCTGCGGGTAAACCGACGCCGCGGCAGCGTCGACGACTACCTGAAGCGGCTGGCAGAAGCGCATATCGCGGCCAGCCCGCTCGACGACACCGCCATCAACATCCACCGCCCGATCGGTGTCGACCAGTTGCCGGGCTTCATGGAAGGCGATGTCTCGGTACAGGACTGGGGCGCGCAATATGCGGCGCGACTGCTCGACGTTCAGGATGGCCAGCGGGTGCTGGATGCGTGCGCGGCGCCCGGCGGCAAAACCGGGCACATCCTCGAGCTCGCCGAAGTGGCGCTCACCGCAGTCGACAGCGACGCCAAGCGTCTGTCGCGGGTGCGGGACAACCTGAAGCGGCTCGAACTGCAGGCCGACTTGGTCGCCGGGGATGCTGGCGCGCCGGAGGGCTGGTGGGATGGCCAGCCTTTCGATCGCGTGCTGGCCGATGTGCCGTGCTCGGCCACCGGCGTGGTGCGCCGCAATCCGGACATCAAATGGTTGCGCCGCCCGGAAGACTTCGCGGGCTACGCCTGCCAGCAGGCAGAGATGCTCGACGCGCTGTGGCCGCTCGTGGCACCGGGGGGCAAACTCCTTTATGCTACGTGCTCCATCTTTCCGGCCGAGAATGCCGAGCAGGCGCGCGCCTTCGGGTCGCGTCATGCCAATGCGCAGCGTCTCGCCCTGCCCGGCGATGTGCCGGACGATGGCCAGCTTTTGCCCACGCCCGAGCATGATGGCTTTTTCTACGCCCTATTCGAAAAGACTGCCGAACCCGCTGCCTGA
- a CDS encoding DUF494 domain-containing protein, with the protein MLDVLAYLFQAFFHADGLPDVPKLASELADAGFEEDEIGEAMAWLGDLARLDDGPYAALAGRHLERQLHPQEIAALSPEALRYWYGLAHAGALDAAQTELVLDRVRSAAPAITGIEQLKHWVLMVAWHKRQDGAVLLIEDILFGRDGATLH; encoded by the coding sequence ATGCTGGACGTACTCGCTTATCTGTTTCAAGCCTTTTTTCACGCCGACGGCTTGCCCGACGTGCCCAAGCTCGCCAGCGAACTGGCCGATGCGGGCTTTGAGGAGGACGAGATCGGCGAAGCCATGGCTTGGCTGGGCGATCTGGCTCGGCTGGATGACGGTCCCTATGCCGCGCTGGCGGGACGCCACCTGGAACGCCAGCTGCACCCACAGGAAATCGCCGCGCTGAGCCCCGAGGCCCTGCGTTATTGGTACGGCCTGGCGCATGCCGGTGCGCTCGATGCGGCCCAGACCGAGCTGGTGCTCGATCGCGTCCGTTCGGCGGCGCCTGCCATCACCGGCATCGAACAACTGAAACACTGGGTGTTGATGGTGGCATGGCACAAGCGTCAGGATGGCGCGGTGCTGCTGATCGAGGACATCCTGTTCGGCCGCGACGGCGCCACCTTGCACTGA
- the fmt gene encoding methionyl-tRNA formyltransferase → MKLIFAGTPDFAADALAALIAAGHDIALVLTQPDRPAGRGMKLSPSPVKVLAEQHGLPVYQPEKLRTAEQQAPLAGIDADAMIVAAYGLILPQAVLALPRHGCLNIHASLLPRWRGAAPIQRAIAAGDAETGITIMQMDVGLDTGDMLSVHRTAITGDDTAQTLHDKLAAQGAAAIVTALTDLPTLQAHRTPQPAEGVTYAEKLKKEEAQIDWSRPAVELDRMVRAFNPFPSAQTLLDGTPLKIWAATPVSGNGEAGTVLATGKEGLTVACGEGALHITELQKAGAKRVDAAAFLAGHPLAVGNQLG, encoded by the coding sequence ATGAAACTGATCTTCGCCGGAACACCCGATTTTGCCGCCGATGCGCTCGCCGCACTGATCGCTGCCGGGCACGACATCGCCCTGGTACTCACCCAGCCCGATCGTCCTGCCGGGCGTGGCATGAAGCTGTCGCCGTCGCCGGTCAAGGTGCTGGCCGAGCAGCATGGCCTGCCGGTCTACCAGCCGGAGAAGCTGCGCACCGCCGAGCAGCAGGCGCCGCTCGCCGGCATTGATGCCGATGCGATGATCGTCGCTGCCTATGGCCTGATCCTGCCGCAGGCAGTGCTGGCACTGCCGCGCCACGGCTGCCTCAACATCCACGCTTCGCTGCTGCCACGCTGGCGTGGGGCCGCGCCCATCCAGCGCGCCATTGCCGCTGGCGATGCCGAGACCGGCATCACCATCATGCAGATGGATGTGGGCCTCGACACCGGCGACATGCTGTCCGTCCACCGCACGGCCATCACCGGCGACGATACCGCGCAGACGCTGCACGACAAGCTCGCGGCCCAAGGCGCTGCGGCCATCGTGACTGCCCTAACCGATCTGCCGACGCTCCAGGCACACCGCACACCGCAACCCGCCGAGGGCGTCACCTACGCCGAGAAGCTGAAGAAAGAAGAGGCACAGATCGACTGGTCGCGCCCCGCTGTCGAGCTTGATCGCATGGTCCGTGCCTTCAACCCGTTTCCTTCGGCGCAGACCCTGCTCGACGGCACCCCGCTCAAGATCTGGGCGGCCACACCGGTCTCCGGGAACGGTGAAGCGGGAACGGTGCTTGCCACCGGCAAGGAAGGCCTGACCGTGGCCTGTGGTGAGGGTGCCTTGCACATCACCGAACTGCAGAAAGCCGGCGCCAAGCGGGTCGATGCTGCCGCCTTTCTGGCCGGCCACCCACTCGCCGTCGGCAACCAGCTCGGCTAG
- a CDS encoding DUF4390 domain-containing protein, whose protein sequence is MMAFSTPYSKRLPNPLPDHAARVLACLLGVLLALLLGLPAVAQEPGIRARDASFEYAGDHIELAARFDVTLKPGLEEALANGFSLPFSYEFQLTRPRLSAWWNSVSNWFDPTARLNYRLSYHNLSRQYRLHLGSFYRSFATLSEALTALGVVRSWEVLNGSDLARDKEPIAGRVRLRLDVSQLPKPLQLSALGKDDWVLSSPWVDLKRTEPVPQAAEESAP, encoded by the coding sequence ATGATGGCTTTTTCTACGCCCTATTCGAAAAGACTGCCGAACCCGCTGCCTGATCACGCAGCGCGCGTGCTCGCCTGCCTGCTCGGCGTGCTGCTGGCCTTGCTGCTTGGCCTGCCCGCCGTGGCGCAGGAACCGGGCATTCGCGCCCGCGATGCCAGCTTCGAATATGCCGGTGATCATATCGAGCTTGCCGCCCGCTTCGACGTCACGCTCAAGCCGGGTCTGGAAGAAGCGCTCGCCAACGGCTTCTCGCTGCCGTTCAGCTATGAATTCCAGCTCACCCGGCCGCGGCTGTCCGCATGGTGGAACAGTGTCTCCAACTGGTTCGATCCCACCGCGCGCCTCAACTATCGCCTGTCCTACCACAACCTGTCGCGCCAATACCGCCTGCACCTCGGCAGCTTCTACCGCAGCTTCGCCACCTTGTCCGAAGCACTGACTGCGCTCGGCGTGGTGCGTAGCTGGGAAGTGCTGAACGGCAGCGACCTCGCACGCGACAAGGAACCGATTGCTGGCCGGGTACGGCTGCGGCTCGATGTGTCGCAGCTACCCAAGCCGCTGCAGCTGTCCGCACTGGGCAAGGACGATTGGGTGCTGTCCTCGCCGTGGGTCGACCTCAAGCGCACCGAGCCGGTGCCGCAGGCGGCCGAGGAGAGCGCGCCATGA